Proteins from a single region of Sphingopyxis sp. BSN-002:
- a CDS encoding LuxR C-terminal-related transcriptional regulator, producing MTVQPGSRIEAKPHLRAVPPDGVVAPVRSQSTPPRFPPDLVGLDSALWLEKLSAHEIALVRAPAGYGKSAWCAALFAEARVAGWQTFWAGAGQGMVSEICDDVRRACEAGPEDRPCLLIVDDADRPADAQVIASLDALLSPPPSRLRLVLAGRGSFTVATGDAAGRGMALAVGARDLAIAGDAAASISGWPRGTIDALMEGWPAGLRLAKHADGPDALAERVADYFGPLIAELSPAERTFVRRVAVAPAFNAELARLLSGDEGADKSVEALMTRGLFMDRAGGQAGGRAGWFRLHPAFRMALLRGLADAEPDAPKQLSRAASRYLASQDMPAEAIDQAIAGGDFDAAATLVGVIALSMIERGELAPLAAWLDALPPDLVARSPGLPAARAWLDVLAARRDSADALAALAASGGAAEARAIDLVHRAYFGDDFTGVVESCDQILAAPDGLSDLAVAMVRAMLAQGALKRGLFGLVHEVVRPLRLQDRRRPLDLPLALAICTRAALARAQGQLAEAERILRDGGPVCTGTLAAALIDAALARCCYERDDLVAAAELAERALAPIEASPFQDALVSCYLVAIRVAAGTGLPGKAASLVDRAELVAFERGWMPLKAMCIVERARLRLPPTIDAEAVLSTGEEVAAVRDPLSVQARTFALLAEMRAYEAIANGDRPRLTMVADHLLLLASAADDAELRASATLFNILPQLSGRCDKMVELETVRFLNHAASSGFLRTIVDVLDVTGVRAVQNFCSEAYSSGSFLALLKLAEPSRRNPALEGGPGAAPGEAFSFLTEREIEILSALNAGESNKEIARSLQLAPETVKWHLKNIMRKLRAGSREEAVANAATLGLKLIEAP from the coding sequence ATGACCGTCCAGCCGGGATCGAGGATCGAAGCGAAGCCGCATCTGCGTGCGGTACCGCCGGATGGCGTGGTTGCGCCCGTCCGTTCGCAATCGACGCCGCCGCGGTTCCCGCCCGATCTTGTCGGGCTCGATTCCGCCCTCTGGCTCGAAAAACTGTCCGCTCACGAAATTGCACTCGTCCGCGCGCCGGCGGGCTATGGCAAATCGGCCTGGTGCGCAGCGCTTTTCGCCGAAGCCCGCGTCGCGGGCTGGCAGACCTTCTGGGCCGGCGCCGGTCAGGGCATGGTCAGCGAGATTTGCGATGATGTGCGTCGGGCGTGCGAAGCCGGTCCCGAAGACAGGCCGTGTCTGCTGATCGTCGACGATGCCGATCGTCCGGCCGATGCGCAGGTGATCGCTTCGCTCGACGCGTTGCTGTCCCCGCCGCCGTCACGGTTGCGGCTGGTGCTGGCCGGACGAGGGAGCTTTACCGTCGCGACGGGCGATGCCGCGGGACGAGGCATGGCGCTTGCGGTCGGCGCGCGCGATCTGGCGATTGCAGGCGATGCGGCAGCGAGCATCTCGGGGTGGCCGCGCGGGACCATCGATGCCTTGATGGAGGGCTGGCCTGCCGGGCTTCGTCTGGCGAAGCATGCCGACGGGCCGGACGCGCTGGCGGAGCGGGTTGCCGATTATTTCGGGCCACTGATTGCGGAGCTTTCGCCCGCCGAGCGGACGTTTGTACGGCGCGTCGCGGTTGCGCCGGCGTTCAATGCCGAGCTTGCCCGTCTGCTGAGCGGCGACGAGGGCGCCGACAAGTCCGTGGAAGCCCTGATGACGCGGGGCCTGTTCATGGACCGCGCCGGGGGACAGGCGGGAGGGCGGGCCGGCTGGTTCCGGCTGCATCCCGCTTTCCGGATGGCGCTGCTGCGCGGCCTTGCCGACGCCGAGCCGGACGCGCCGAAGCAATTGAGCCGCGCAGCATCGCGATATCTGGCATCGCAGGACATGCCCGCCGAGGCGATCGACCAGGCGATCGCGGGCGGAGATTTCGATGCGGCGGCAACGCTCGTCGGGGTGATCGCACTTTCGATGATCGAACGCGGCGAGCTGGCGCCGCTGGCGGCCTGGCTCGACGCGTTGCCGCCCGATCTCGTCGCCCGCTCACCGGGGCTTCCGGCGGCGCGCGCCTGGCTGGATGTGCTCGCAGCGCGACGGGATAGCGCGGACGCGCTGGCCGCACTCGCCGCGAGCGGCGGCGCCGCCGAGGCGCGGGCGATCGATCTGGTCCACCGCGCTTATTTCGGCGACGATTTCACCGGTGTGGTCGAAAGCTGCGACCAGATTCTCGCTGCACCCGACGGCCTTTCCGATCTGGCCGTTGCAATGGTTCGTGCGATGCTCGCGCAGGGTGCGCTCAAGCGCGGCCTCTTCGGACTTGTGCACGAGGTGGTGCGTCCGTTGCGCCTGCAGGACAGGCGACGGCCGCTCGACCTGCCGCTTGCGCTCGCGATCTGCACCCGTGCCGCGCTAGCGCGCGCGCAGGGGCAATTGGCCGAGGCCGAACGCATTTTGCGCGACGGGGGTCCGGTGTGCACCGGGACGCTGGCGGCTGCTCTGATCGACGCGGCGCTTGCGCGCTGCTGCTACGAGCGCGACGATCTGGTCGCCGCTGCCGAACTGGCGGAACGGGCGCTGGCGCCGATCGAGGCGAGCCCGTTCCAGGACGCGCTCGTCTCCTGCTATCTCGTCGCCATTCGCGTTGCAGCCGGGACCGGGCTGCCCGGAAAGGCCGCTTCGCTGGTTGATCGCGCCGAGCTTGTCGCTTTCGAACGCGGGTGGATGCCGCTCAAGGCGATGTGCATTGTCGAGCGTGCGCGGCTGCGCTTGCCGCCGACAATCGATGCGGAGGCGGTGCTCTCGACCGGCGAAGAGGTCGCGGCAGTGCGCGATCCGCTGTCGGTGCAGGCACGCACCTTTGCCTTGCTGGCCGAAATGCGCGCCTATGAAGCGATTGCCAACGGCGACCGGCCGCGGCTGACGATGGTTGCAGATCATTTGCTGCTGCTGGCATCCGCCGCCGACGATGCAGAGCTTCGCGCGTCGGCGACATTGTTCAATATCCTGCCCCAGCTCAGCGGGCGTTGCGACAAGATGGTCGAGCTCGAGACCGTTCGCTTCCTCAATCACGCGGCGAGCAGCGGCTTCCTCCGGACGATCGTCGATGTTCTTGACGTCACCGGCGTGCGCGCGGTGCAGAATTTCTGCAGCGAGGCCTATTCGTCGGGCTCCTTTCTCGCCTTGCTGAAGCTCGCCGAGCCCTCGCGGCGGAACCCCGCGCTCGAGGGCGGACCCGGCGCCGCGCCGGGCGAGGCGTTCTCCTTCCTCACCGAACGGGAAATCGAGATACTGAGCGCGCTCAATGCCGGGGAATCGAACAAGGAGATCGCCCGGTCGCTGCAACTCGCGCCCGAGACGGTGAAGTGGCATCTCAAGAACATCATGCGCAAACTCCGCGCGGGAAGCCGCGAAGAGGCGGTCGCCAACGCCGCGACGCTGGGTCTCAAGCTGATCGAGGCACCCTGA
- a CDS encoding TonB-dependent receptor yields the protein MIKFSREHRLKLLFGAALLVPASPALAAGDDTADAVADAGGDYDGAEIIVSARRRDESAQDVPIALSVVGAETLEKTGNYTLTQIQQIVPSLQVFSFNPRNTNINIRGLGSNVALTNDGLENGVGFYIDNVYYGRVGQTQFDLVDLQQIEVLRGPQGTLFGKNTTSGAINITSRKPGFDPEFSGEASVGDYGYYQLRASASGGLIDDLLAVRLSGSVTERRGFLYNTTQNERAQDYSNWSVRGQLLFTPGADLEVRIIGDFSRQKQNHVLNVFANYFGTFDNGAAIPNSFAERAARFPGYVFPAIDPFARRGEANSHYQSNMDGYGVSGQVDWDIGAAKLTSITAYRWWDWNPANDGDSTSLPVIVKAQQANRQRQFSQEIRLASDTDGPIDYVVGAYYFWQIIRGKGATAFGSAAGLWNRPAASPLPLAVWEAALNGFEANSTSDPRTRSYALFGQADWKINDRLTLTGGLRFTHEKKDGSFNQFHVAGVDLSTLPAAIATNAALLRTQFNPVTSYSTGFTDNSLSGLATLSWQFSGDALAYATYSRGNKSGGLNLTNLPTGIDPDVAPEKVDSYELGIKSQWFGRKVTLNLAGYWTEISDYQTAITEQVPNTVNVRQYIANIPGVRSRGVEGDLSFAPTERASFYASVAYADTTYSDYPNAPQAPERLNLGSIQDLTGAQLPGVPKFTYTLGGDLSAPLGNLGGRDLSAYLHADYSHRSSFNTSSSNSAYGDVPAYGIANARIGFRTDDGLLDLSLWARNLFDKDYFQTLSPAVTGIVTALIGEPRTVGLTLRTKL from the coding sequence ATGATCAAATTCTCTCGCGAACATCGTCTGAAGCTCTTGTTCGGTGCCGCGTTGCTGGTTCCGGCCTCGCCCGCGCTGGCCGCCGGGGACGACACCGCCGATGCGGTGGCTGACGCCGGCGGCGACTATGACGGCGCCGAAATCATCGTATCGGCGCGTCGGCGTGACGAAAGCGCGCAGGACGTACCGATCGCCCTGTCGGTTGTGGGGGCCGAGACGCTCGAAAAGACCGGAAACTATACGCTCACCCAGATCCAGCAGATCGTCCCCAGCCTGCAGGTGTTCAGCTTCAATCCGCGCAATACCAATATCAACATCCGCGGTCTGGGCAGCAATGTCGCGCTGACCAACGACGGGCTCGAGAACGGCGTCGGCTTCTATATCGACAATGTCTATTACGGCCGCGTCGGGCAGACGCAGTTCGACCTGGTCGACCTGCAGCAGATCGAGGTGCTGCGCGGACCGCAGGGTACGCTGTTCGGCAAGAACACCACGTCGGGCGCTATCAACATCACGTCGCGCAAACCGGGCTTCGATCCCGAATTCTCCGGCGAGGCAAGTGTCGGCGACTATGGCTATTACCAGCTCCGCGCCTCGGCGTCGGGCGGGCTGATCGACGATCTGCTCGCCGTCCGCCTCAGCGGTTCGGTAACCGAACGGCGGGGTTTCCTCTACAATACGACGCAGAACGAGCGCGCGCAGGATTATTCGAACTGGAGCGTGCGCGGGCAATTGCTCTTCACCCCGGGCGCGGACCTCGAGGTCAGGATCATCGGCGACTTCTCGCGGCAGAAGCAGAATCACGTCCTCAACGTCTTCGCGAACTATTTCGGCACCTTCGATAACGGGGCCGCCATTCCCAACAGCTTTGCCGAGCGCGCGGCCCGTTTTCCGGGCTACGTCTTTCCGGCGATCGATCCCTTTGCCCGGAGGGGCGAAGCGAACAGCCACTATCAGTCGAACATGGACGGTTATGGCGTTTCGGGGCAGGTCGACTGGGATATCGGCGCGGCAAAGCTGACATCGATCACCGCCTATCGCTGGTGGGACTGGAACCCTGCGAACGACGGCGATTCGACATCGTTGCCGGTGATCGTCAAGGCGCAGCAGGCGAACCGTCAGCGCCAGTTCAGCCAGGAAATCCGCTTGGCGTCGGACACGGATGGTCCGATCGACTATGTCGTCGGCGCCTATTATTTCTGGCAGATCATCCGCGGCAAGGGCGCCACGGCTTTCGGGTCGGCGGCGGGCCTGTGGAATCGGCCGGCCGCATCGCCATTGCCGCTTGCCGTGTGGGAGGCCGCGCTCAACGGGTTCGAGGCGAATTCCACATCCGATCCGCGCACGCGCAGCTATGCACTCTTCGGTCAGGCGGACTGGAAGATCAACGACCGTCTGACGCTGACCGGCGGCCTTCGTTTCACGCATGAAAAGAAGGACGGATCCTTCAATCAATTCCATGTCGCAGGCGTCGACCTTTCGACCTTGCCGGCCGCAATCGCCACCAACGCAGCGCTGCTGCGAACGCAGTTCAATCCGGTCACCAGCTATTCGACGGGTTTCACCGATAACAGCCTGTCGGGTCTCGCGACGCTGTCGTGGCAGTTCTCGGGCGATGCGCTGGCCTATGCGACCTATTCGCGCGGCAACAAGTCGGGCGGGCTCAATCTCACCAACCTGCCGACGGGCATCGACCCGGATGTCGCGCCCGAAAAGGTCGACAGCTATGAACTCGGCATCAAGTCGCAATGGTTCGGTCGCAAGGTGACACTGAACCTCGCCGGCTATTGGACCGAGATCAGCGACTATCAGACCGCGATCACCGAGCAGGTCCCCAATACCGTCAATGTTCGCCAGTATATCGCGAATATCCCCGGCGTGCGCTCACGCGGCGTCGAGGGCGACCTCAGCTTCGCGCCAACCGAGCGCGCGAGCTTCTATGCCTCCGTCGCCTATGCCGACACGACATACAGCGATTACCCCAATGCTCCGCAGGCACCCGAGCGGCTCAACCTCGGGTCGATCCAGGATCTGACCGGGGCGCAGTTGCCCGGCGTGCCGAAATTCACCTACACCCTTGGCGGCGATCTGTCGGCGCCGCTCGGCAATCTCGGCGGGCGCGATCTGTCGGCCTATCTGCACGCCGACTATTCGCATCGCTCGTCGTTCAACACCTCGTCCAGCAACAGCGCATATGGTGACGTCCCCGCCTATGGGATCGCCAACGCGCGGATCGGTTTCAGGACCGACGACGGACTGCTCGACCTGTCGCTCTGGGCGCGGAACCTGTTCGACAAGGATTATTTCCAGACCCTCTCGCCCGCGGTGACCGGCATCGTCACCGCGCTGATCGGCGAGCCGCGCACCGTCGGCCTGACGCTCAGGACGAAGCTCTGA